The genomic DNA atccctcACCCAAGTTATCACCCGCTAATCTTAGTTGATCAGATACCACACCGCCATAAACGACGCCAAAGCCGCCCTCAAATACAAACAAGAGCTCTACCCATTCGAATCCGAAATCATCGCCGAAGCCCACTTCAAagtctccctcgccctcgagtTCGCCTCGGTGACCAAGCAATCAGACGACGACACAGCCGAAAGTAAAGACGCCTCCTCGGGAGAGGTCGACCAATCCCTCCGCGACGAGGCGGCCGCCTCTCTGGAGCAGGCCATCAACTCGACCAAACAGAAGCTCCAAAACAAGGAAGTCGAGCTCGccaccctccacaaccccgaGGAGAACGACTCGACTCGCGAAGAAATCTCCAACGTGAAGGAGATGATCAGCGACATGGAGCAGCGCCTCAAAGACTTGCGAGCTCCGCCCATCGACATCAATTCTGCGCTTGGGCTGCCGTCTCGATCGGAACAGGAAAAGCAAAAGGCGGATAATCTTGTGCTTGGGTCGGTGTCGgatgaggtcaagaagaatGCGAATGATTTGACCGGACTGGtgagaaagaagaggaaggcggaggagagtgttgctgtggaggaggtgaaggaacAGGAACAGCCTGAGGCGAAAAGGGCCAAGTCGGAGGATGTATTGGGGGCGGCTTCTGCGGCGCCGACTGCTAACTAGGAAGAGCAAAGGAGGgtatgggaggaggagaataggaggttgatggagaagTACAAGGCTGTGTGGCCCTGTCGGGGGTGGTCTTGCGTCAATGGAATGTATGAACAGCAgtgattttctttttgttttgttttatGGGCTTTTCTGTATTTGGTAACAGGCGCGCTTTTtactgtctctctctctctctctcatcatcattaaAAACTTGGATGGGTTATTCAAGGGGAGCTAAAGTTGGGAATGGGAGAGAGGAACAGATGTCAAGATGACATGGTCTAGTTGAGGTATATTAACCCTGCACAAACAAGGCTAGCAAGGTAGTCTTTGAATCAACACTCCAAAGATGTTCAGAATCAAAAGCAATGTGTGCCACTCTTCAATCGAGCATTGATTAACTAGTACTGTATATTTGAATCCCGCATCAACTTGACAACCGCACTTTGCTTGCTCCAGCAGTCCCGTTGCCCCTATCCTCATCTTATAATTTTGTTCAGTTTTATCTTCCCCATGCGTTACCCCCAAATTGTTCCAGCCATCTTTTCCTCCCAAATTATTACAACTTGCTATGCTGAAAATGTGACCCCAACCCATAgcaccaaaagaaaagctcGCTCACCCTCATCCAGTCTTTCATCCCTCACAGAGTAAAGTTCATACTCGCACTCctactcccctccccaccctgCCCTTTCAAATGGGCACTCGACCCCTTGAATAGACTCTGCCAGATATAGGCTTcgctcagcagcagctcaaTGTCCTTTTCCGTCCAGTCCCCCGTCGGCAACGACTGCAAAAACATCATGATTTCTTGAAAGTCCATCTTTACCAGCTTGTCTGACCACTTTACCAAAAAGGCGGCACAGACGTATAGGTGGAATTCCGAGAAGCCTTGTTCTTCCGCCTGTTGATTTGTTAGCTTGTTTCTCCCCAGGAATGCAAAGGGGGCCAGAAGGGCCTACCATGTATGTATCCCACATCCGTATCGTGTTCTTGACACTTATTTCTCTCATCAACAGGCAGTTCATCCACCTGAAACTAAACTGGATGAATTCcacctgctccttctccaagtGCTTCGCCAGCCCGGCATCAATTCTCGCCGTCAGGTCTCGCAGTGCCGAAACCTGTCTCTGGATTCCTGGCTGCGCCACGATATAATGGTCCTGGATCCCGTCCAGCAGTTTAGTCAGACACCAGAATGAAtccgcctccaccgcgtCAAGAACCGCCTTAGGGAGCTGCCCCGGATCCATACCACTTTCGATATCTGGGTCTGTGATATATGTTCCCAAGAAAACTTGCCAAAATGGTGTCACTAGGTCGTTGATACCCTGGACATAGCCGCTGGCCGGGTGACGGACAGCCCAAACGTACAGAATGCGCTCAAGAGACCGCTGCGTAGCTTCGTAGCTGTAGAGTTCGATATGTGGGTTTGTGCGGGGGACATCGATACTGATTTGATGCCAGATGGCCTCGTCTAGGCCTCGGTTCGTTCCTCGGGGTGGTGCACTGCTTCCTGGCGCTGGTtgcccgcctcctccgaaGGCTTGGCGCACGCCGTCAAGgtattcttttctttttcgttcGAGTGTGGCTACCCTTCTTTCCGAGCTGGTAGGGAGGTAGCTGAGAAGCAGTTGCCAGGTCATGGCGCGAACCTCTTCTGGGACGCCAGACCATGCCAGTGACCGGAGATCTGGTAGTGGGATAGTAGAGGCTTGGAGgagcttcttgaacttgTTTATTCTTGTTATCCTTGAATTTATGGCGTCAACTTCTTTCGGGGTGGCATTGGCGGGTAtcgaggggtggttgatTAGGTGCAAGGCGTTTGCCGGATCGCGCAAGATCTCCTTATACTGTGGTCGTAGAATCTTTCCTTCACTCTTCTTCGGCATCGGGTAACTTGCTGCTGGCCTCTCGATCGCTATGTCTTCGCTGTTTGAGTAGCGTCTTTCTCGACCACCGCCGTTGAGTCCGTCGTCCAGATGCGCCCTGCTTTGTTccgctttttttcttgtcctcctcttcatgtTGGATAGACTGGGAAGCCCAAAATCGTCTCCGTCGTCCGACTCATAGTCATACATATCCTCTGCTTCGTCGGCGGTCCAGTCATCGTTGGTACTGGAAAGGAAGTTCATGTATTGCTTGAAAGGTGGTGATTTGCTGGTTCGTGTGGTCGGGGATTGTGTCGGGACTCGTTCAAGGGCCGACGTCGCTGATGGCGGGGTTCTTGGGCGCGATCCGGACCCAGATATATTTCTACCCCCTGATCAGTCCTGCACATGGAAATGTCCTGGGAGAAAACCCACAAGGAATCAAACTTGAGAATGTCGGCATGTGAATAGGCGGCGCCGACTACCAGACTCGAGTCGCGTGCTGGCTTCTTTAAAGGCGGGGTGTCCCGCTGAGGGGCCTTCCAGAACGGGGAAGCAGAGCTGTCGATGTCACTGTCAGTATCCCTGAGAATACACAGCAGGTTCCTCTAGAAGGTGTATTGCATACTCGGACCTCTCTACAATCCATCCAAGGGTATAGTTAGTATGCAGGTATTCTGGGAATCAAAGCGGGCGCGAACTGCACATACCAACTTGCACCATCTCCTGCTGCAGAGCACAGTTCCGTCAGTCGCTGCCAGAGGTACATAGGATGGGCTGAGAACAGGCCGACGGAAGCTTACCTGGGGAGTGGCCTTCTTGCCGCCggcggaagaagaaaacatcaTGAAGTACTGAAGAGGTCGTCTTGCAATGGCATGACCTTGGATCAGGAGACTGGCTGATTTATTGGTCTTGGTAGAGAGGCGCCAGTTCAATGTCTGGGCTTCGAGAGAGGCCAGCTGTTGCCAGCTTGGAGCCAGTTGATGGCCCTTTGATCGCTGGCTGGGCTAACACAGGAAGGTGCACGGCTGGCTGACCTGAGGTGGACTGCCTGGCCAGTGCGTCATTCCCCATTCCGCGCCCAAGCGCCCGCAGCTGCTCAGATTCCAGGGGCCCAGCCACTGGGTGAATGCCTGGCCAGGCTGGGAGACCCACTTTGACACAACAGGAACTGCGCCTTGACTTTTTGGCAGCTTCGCAGTCGAACTCTGACTTCCAGTTAACAACTTTATCCGTCCTTCACCAACCAGGAACGCATTTTTGATTGCCGGTATCGATTTCTTCATTTCGGAGCAGTTGGTCGTTGGTCCTCTTTTCACTTCTCTTACCGACTCTTCGCTTCGTTTGTTTTATATTCGGCGCCCGTACTTAATTCCACTACTCGGCGCGATACCGCGTTTGACatcttgaccaccaccacgaccaaaGGCGCGTGGAGAACACCGACATCATGACAGAACCCGAGAACTTCGACGATGAGCTGTTTGCCGATCTGTAAGTCGCATCTTTTCATACTTCCTGATGGTCATGATGAGCAGGCGCTAACCAGCGACAGCTATAACGACGATGATGCGGCACCAGCGCCCAAGCCGGCTGCCGCAGCCCAGCCTGTTCAGTACGCAGCCGTGCAACCGACCATCGAGACCCGGCAGGAGGACAGCTACGACCCCAATCAGTACAACGACTacagtggtggaggtgaaaATGGCAACATGAAccaggatgatgaagaagaagaggacgatgacgatgacatTGATTTCAACCTCGGAAACGGCCCTTCGACCACGCTGGCCCCCCATGACCAGCAAGACTACAATGACAGccataacaacaacaacaacaacaacaacaacaacaacaacaacaacaacagcagcagcagcagcagcagcaacaacaacaacaacaactctcaCCATGAGGAGAGGCAGTCCTACAGTGCGCCCTCGGCGCCTCCTGCTCATACCAAAGGCCCCAATGCCAAAGAAGACGGGTAAGTCAAAATCTCTGTTTGTTGACATTTGACAAGTGTGCATTATGAATCATGTGAACCGCGCCACTTCGATCGGACCACTATGCCGGTAGAGCAAGGTGGGAAGgctgggaaagggaggaagctgggcaAAGGCTACGGGATCAAAGGCTGCGGCCTGGCATGGTTGAGGATATGGGAAACTGGGCCAGCAAGAGGCAGGTCTCGTGGTGGACAAAATCATGCAAAGATGATATTGCAGAGAGCGGTGCGACATGTGTAATGCCGTCAAGAGGAGGGCTGTGCTGTGAGGGTTGGCCTCCCAAAGACATACCGAAAACATGCGCCAAAATACGATAATGGATGAGGAGTCATGCTCCTGCCCTCTGTATCCCAGTCGCAGATAATCTTAGCTCTGAAGGCTAGAGAAAGATATCGCAGCGAATAGCGCAGCAACCAGGACAGACGTACCTAGCTTGACGATAGGCAAGAAGAGCTCGAGACAGGAAACAAGAAAGATTTCGACAAGACCTTTTGCTGGCACTCCTGCGCTGCACCTTCCTTCTCAGTTGTGGGAACCTGCTGTGCATCGCATCAGTTCTGAACAACGGCTTGAATTCTTCTGCTGCGACCGCCGCCACAATGGAGCATCACAACACCACTCGACCTCCGCCATCTTCTCCCGAAGACTACATTCCTTTATCACCAAGCGATGCTTCTGGGGATGACGATGTACTCGGCCGAGACTACATTCCTCTTTTCTCCAGCGACTCCTCCCCGCCCATCTTTTCAACCTCATCGCCACTTTCATGCTCGGCCATCTCGCTAGGCACAGCAGAGGAACTAGGAGATCACAGCACCAATAGCGAGGATGGCGACTCGTGTGATGAACCCTCCCCGAGGATCATATACGCGAAGAAAGACAATAGGTGTGAACTTTAGGCAGCGGCGACCAAAAACACACACGGGAAGCAGCGTTGGTTCAATGTTTGCTTTtccaacccaccctcccatctTACTCTTTTTTATTTCTCCCAAgcctgtctctctctctcccccccctctttttccATCCGAACCAGTGTAGTCAGCCGGGTTTGTTTGCCAGCCAACCCAGCGGACAAGCATTTTGATACACAAAAAAACAATCCAAGCTTTCCGGAGGTCGGAGGAGagcagaaggaggggagaaggggggaacTGAAGGAATGATCTggctcttctttttttactTGGCCGATAAGATGCTAACAAAAACAATGTTTCATGATTGTTATTTCATGAGATAAAAGAGAAAATGAAGCTAACTCTACGGCACGATGTGCCGCTGTATTTTAGAAAAATGTTCATCGGCGGTCTCAACTGGGAAACCACCGACCAATCCCTTCGCGACTACTTTTCCAcctttggggaggtggtcgagtGCACCGTCATGAGAGATGGCGCGACGGGCCGGTCGCGCGGGTTTGGGTTTCTGACCTTCAAGGATCCCAAGACGGTGAATATCGTCATGGTGAAGGAACATTATCTTGATGGGAAGATTGTACGTCTTTgatcccccctcttccttccctgTTGGTCGTTTGTGAGAGATATACTgactggggatggggaaaaaAGATCGATCCCAAGCGCGCCATCCCCCGTGATGAGCAGGAAAAGACAAGCAAGATTTTCGTTGGAGGCGTTAGTCAGGAAACCACGGATCATGAGTTCAGGGAATATTTTGCCCAGTTTGGCCGGGTGGTGGACGCCACGTTGATGATGGACAAGGACACCGGTCGTCCGCGTGGGTTCGGCTTCGTCACGTTCGAGTCTGAGGCCGGGGTGGAGGCTTGTCTCTCTGCCAACCTTGAGATCCACGGCAAACCCatcgaggtcaagaaggcTCAACCGAGGGGCAACCtcagggaggaagaggagaataACCGCCGTGGTGGGGGTGCGGGAGGCAAGTTTGGGAAGCGTGGTGGACAGGGTGGGAATGGAATGGACGATGGGGGTCAGATGGGCGGGATGGgcgggatgggtggtggtcaggGGGCCGGGGGGATGACGCCGCAGGTGATGGCGCAGTATTTCCAGCGGATGCAGCAGGCGATGAGcatgatgcagcagcagatgatgatgaaccGGAACATGAACCCGGCCATGATGCAGATGATGCAGATGCAGCAGATGCAACAGATGCAGGCCATGATGCAGCAGGCTCAGGGTGGGAGAGCGGGCGGAGGACAGAACCccatggcggcgatggggCAGATGAACCCGGCCATGATGCAGCAGATGCAGGCCATGATGGCTCAGCAGGCGGCGCAGGGAGGTGGTCCTGGCGGTCCTGGGGGGCCGATGCCTCCTGCTGGTGGCCCTGGAAGTGTCGGTGGTCCTGGTAGTCCCATGGGCATGCACGACCAGGTTGGCAGTCCCATTGGTAGCTCTGGTCagggaggcggcggcaaggCTGGTTTCAACGCCtacgagcagcagcagtttgAGCAGCAAAAGtacgagcagcagcagcagcagcagggccgGAGGGGTGGTAGCAGAGGCGCTCCCGACATGCAGGCTGCCTACAACCAGGGAGGGTatggcggcagcggcggcggcggtagcATGAGCTCGCAGGGCGGACAGGGCGCTCCGACCAGCTGGGAGGGCATGTATGATGATGTCCCTCAGCCGATCATGTCTaccggcggtggtggcggctacggtggtggaggccgGAATTTCAAGAACCGCGgacacaacaaccagcaccaaaTGTCCATGTCGCCTGGCCCGTCTGACCCTATGAATGCCCCTCCTGCTAATGCCCCGACGGGACCCAAGAACGCTGGTAGACCTGGCGCCAACATGTaccgtggtggtggaaggggaggtgccCGTGGGTACCATCCTTATGCCAGAGGCTAGGGATCTTCTGGCAGAGATAAACGGGAATACCATCATGAGGAATATTACtgttgagtttggggggCGGGTGGTAGTTATCGATGACGAGTGATGTAGGAGATGGGGACCTGGGGCAACAGAGGTAATTAACTGGGGAAGGGTCAAGgacaaaagccaaaaaaagccaaaacaTAGGGAGTGGTTAGGTAGAGGTGTGGTGCCAGTGGGCTTCTTTGTATTATAGCTAGCACCTTTGCGCAATGATATTTGCTTTCATACCAGCGGTATTTGACCTTAAATCACTGATACAACCTCGTGAACCCCCCCTCCGGCGGCTGCAGCCAATTCCTCTCATCATACTtgtacccctccccctgctcAATAACATGAAAAGTATaaatcatcctcccctttttgCTCAAATTCCTCTCACTCTTGTGAAGCAAATTCCCATGAATCAGCACCAAATCACCcgccttcacctcccccatgacgtactcttcttcctctACCTTTTTATCCTCCCCATACTTCATCTCCCTCGTATCCCTCGGAAATTGTCTTCCCTCattctccaccatctccgtccccgtcctcccccctctgaCCAACCTCTGCCTGATCCGACTCCAAAGATGGCTCCCAGGCAAAAAACTCAAACACCCATTCTCCCTCGTCGCATCCTCAAGCGCAtaccaaaacccaaccgcAGACGGAGGGTCGGTGTACAGAAACGTGCTATCCTGATGAGGCGGCACCGCTCCCCCTATCTCGGGCTGCTTGCAGATAACCATGCTCTGCAGACACCTTGGGTCTTCGAACCCGAGATCCTTTGCTACATCTTTTGGCAACGCCCTCTGCCCTGGCACCCCCTTCAACAGTTCCGCAAACGGGGGGGAGAGGCCGTGGAGAAAGTGACCGATCTTGTTGACGGCTAAATGTTTGGGTTTTGTGAGTTGGCCGTCGGGGCCAAAGGCGTCTTgctcgaagaagaagcggatTTTGTCGCCCGAGGAGAGGAAGTAGTCGTCGCCTACGTGGTCGGTGCCGTCTTGCCCGCCGGTGGAGAATTTTGtcagggggtgggtggtgatgtcgagggaggagaggaggaagtgggtttggttgaggaggttggtgacggtggtgggtgggagggccgaggggatgatgaggtagCCGTTGgtgtggaagaaggagagttGTTCCGGGTTGAGGCCGGGTTTGGGTTCCGAGAAGGTGGACATTGTATATTGAAGGGTATATCCAAAGTCCGAGGTGATGAGGTGAGATGGGTGCGATGGTGGTACGTGAGAtgtgaaggtgagggtgtgATGGGCAAGCTGTGAGTGACGGGAGCTACCCCGCTAGAGATACACTGATAACCGTTGATATCCGTGCCCCTCCTGATAACAAGgagacatcaccaccacggcaACACACAGGATCAAGATGAAATCATGAGGTAACAACGAGAAATGTATTCACATTCGCCAGGAAAAATCAAGCTTGCTTCAGGTCAGAAACTTCCATTCCTGACCCCCATCCCTAGCCCTTGTGATATCAACTCAAAAACCCTCAATGTACCTCGCCATAAAGAGAGAGCAATATACACAAAGCAATGTCCCAAATTTGCGATTCCCAAGCCAAGCGAAAAAGTCAAAGCCCAAGTCCGTAGATATCAACCGGTTCAAGTAAATCACCGCGCAAAAGAGTCAGGTATCCGAATAGAAGCATCGCACCGCAAATGACACCGCAACATCACAAGCCAAAAATCCAGTAATATCAGTCAGaaaccatcaacctcctgccGTCGTGGCCAACAACGCCAtccaccttttccttctGCATCCGCTCACTTCCTCAAGACGGCATCATAAAAGCTCACCAGCCCACCGACTGCTGTGCCGACAAGCACACCCTTCCACCCCGAGTAGACAGCCCCGTTAATTCTCCCAACGTTCACTGGGTCAATCAGGCCGCCAAAGGTGACTCCCTGCGCATAGACCACATACGTCGCCAAAGCCTTGACGATGCTGAATGTCAGCGGATCAACTGCGTACTCCTGTCCGACGTCTTTTCTTGGCCTGCCCCGTGTGGCCACAGCCGGTCCAGAAGACGAGTGCGCGGCCGAGAGATTGAAGAAATAGCCAACCagactggggaggaggaacgaCGTCAAGAACCACGTAAGCGCCGGGCCCCAAAATGACGCCGTCACCAAAGCAAACATATCCGGGAGCTTGACGGGATGATCATGCGTGCCCAAAAGGTTGATTGCCGGAATAGTAAACGCATAGCGGTCTGGTAGAAGTTCTTGGCGGAGCTTGTAGAGCTCAAACAGGGCGATCGTCGACAGAACAGAGTGAACCGTCGAAAGCCATTCTCTCGTTTGGTGCGTCGCCTCGGGGATCTTAGACTCGGAGTAAAGCGTGTTAAGCCTGGTCTTAACGAGAGCCGTGGAACGCTCCACCGATGCGGCAACGTCTGCTGGGGTGGCAGGAAGTTGGGGAAGGCGAGAGGCGAGGCTGAGGGCGCGGCCGGGGGTGCGaacgagggcggtggagagggattCAGATTCATCTTCAGGAGCCTCCGGAGAAGTAGCCGGCGATGGGGAAGCAGACTCGGCGGGACTGCGAGGGGTGGTTAGCTACACCAAAGATAAGAGTCAGACAAGGAGGAACATACTcgaccacaacctcctccttgaccggCAAGGTCTGCCGCCTCTTGGCAACTGTCTTGGTCACAGTCGCATCCAAAGTCACAGGAGGAAACTCCCGCTTCACCGGCGAGTTTTCTGAACGCGCGCGACTGCTGAAGTACCCCTTCAACTTGGGGTTGGCCTGAAACCGCGCCGGGCTGGCGCTGACGAACTCGTCGATGGCCTGCTCGAGATCCGA from Podospora pseudoanserina strain CBS 124.78 chromosome 2, whole genome shotgun sequence includes the following:
- the GYP1 gene encoding GTPase-activating protein (BUSCO:EOG09261YLQ; COG:U; EggNog:ENOG503NWNR), with the translated sequence MMFSSSAGGKKATPQQEMVQVERSDSASPFWKAPQRDTPPLKKPARDSSLVVGAAYSHADILKFDSLNISGSGSRPRTPPSATSALERVPTQSPTTRTSKSPPFKQYMNFLSSTNDDWTADEAEDMYDYESDDGDDFGLPSLSNMKRRTRKKAEQSRAHLDDGLNGGGRERRYSNSEDIAIERPAASYPMPKKSEGKILRPQYKEILRDPANALHLINHPSIPANATPKEVDAINSRITRINKFKKLLQASTIPLPDLRSLAWSGVPEEVRAMTWQLLLSYLPTSSERRVATLERKRKEYLDGVRQAFGGGGQPAPGSSAPPRGTNRGLDEAIWHQISIDVPRTNPHIELYSYEATQRSLERILYVWAVRHPASGYVQGINDLVTPFWQVFLGTYITDPDIESGMDPGQLPKAVLDAVEADSFWCLTKLLDGIQDHYIVAQPGIQRQVSALRDLTARIDAGLAKHLEKEQVEFIQFSFRWMNCLLMREISVKNTIRMWDTYMAEEQGFSEFHLYVCAAFLVKWSDKLVKMDFQEIMMFLQSLPTGDWTEKDIELLLSEAYIWQSLFKGSSAHLKGQGGEGSRSASMNFTL
- a CDS encoding hypothetical protein (EggNog:ENOG503PP8Z), translated to MTEPENFDDELFADLYNDDDAAPAPKPAAAAQPVQYAAVQPTIETRQEDSYDPNQYNDYSGGGENGNMNQDDEEEEDDDDDIDFNLGNGPSTTLAPHDQQDYNDSHNNNNNNNNNNNNNNNSSSSSSSNNNNNNSHHEERQSYSAPSAPPAHTKGPNAKEDG
- a CDS encoding hypothetical protein (EggNog:ENOG503NV6P; COG:I), yielding MSTFSEPKPGLNPEQLSFFHTNGYLIIPSALPPTTVTNLLNQTHFLLSSLDITTHPLTKFSTGGQDGTDHVGDDYFLSSGDKIRFFFEQDAFGPDGQLTKPKHLAVNKIGHFLHGLSPPFAELLKGVPGQRALPKDVAKDLGFEDPRCLQSMVICKQPEIGGAVPPHQDSTFLYTDPPSAVGFWYALEDATRENGCLSFLPGSHLWSRIRQRLVRGGRTGTEMVENEGRQFPRDTREMKYGEDKKVEEEEYVMGEVKAGDLVLIHGNLLHKSERNLSKKGRMIYTFHVIEQGEGYKYDERNWLQPPEGGFTRLYQ
- a CDS encoding hypothetical protein (EggNog:ENOG503P23J), which codes for MSSGNGWLSRQRKSDLVDLADAIGLTNYEKLLKSDLEQAIDEFVSASPARFQANPKLKGYFSSRARSENSPVKREFPPVTLDATVTKTVAKRRQTLPVKEEVVVDPAESASPSPATSPEAPEDESESLSTALVRTPGRALSLASRLPQLPATPADVAASVERSTALVKTRLNTLYSESKIPEATHQTREWLSTVHSVLSTIALFELYKLRQELLPDRYAFTIPAINLLGTHDHPVKLPDMFALVTASFWGPALTWFLTSFLLPSLVGYFFNLSAAHSSSGPAVATRGRPRKDVGQEYAVDPLTFSIVKALATYVVYAQGVTFGGLIDPVNVGRINGAVYSGWKGVLVGTAVGGLVSFYDAVLRK
- a CDS encoding hypothetical protein (COG:A; EggNog:ENOG503NXXZ), coding for MEHHNTTRPPPSSPEDYIPLSPSDASGDDDVLGRDYIPLFSSDSSPPIFSTSSPLSCSAISLGTAEELGDHSTNSEDGDSCDEPSPRIIYAKKDNRKMFIGGLNWETTDQSLRDYFSTFGEVVECTVMRDGATGRSRGFGFLTFKDPKTVNIVMVKEHYLDGKIIDPKRAIPRDEQEKTSKIFVGGVSQETTDHEFREYFAQFGRVVDATLMMDKDTGRPRGFGFVTFESEAGVEACLSANLEIHGKPIEVKKAQPRGNLREEEENNRRGGGAGGKFGKRGGQGGNGMDDGGQMGGMGGMGGGQGAGGMTPQVMAQYFQRMQQAMSMMQQQMMMNRNMNPAMMQMMQMQQMQQMQAMMQQAQGGRAGGGQNPMAAMGQMNPAMMQQMQAMMAQQAAQGGGPGGPGGPMPPAGGPGSVGGPGSPMGMHDQVGSPIGSSGQGGGGKAGFNAYEQQQFEQQKYEQQQQQQGRRGGSRGAPDMQAAYNQGGYGGSGGGGSMSSQGGQGAPTSWEGMYDDVPQPIMSTGGGGGYGGGGRNFKNRGHNNQHQMSMSPGPSDPMNAPPANAPTGPKNAGRPGANMYRGGGRGGARGYHPYARG